From the Motacilla alba alba isolate MOTALB_02 chromosome Z, Motacilla_alba_V1.0_pri, whole genome shotgun sequence genome, one window contains:
- the S1PR3 gene encoding sphingosine 1-phosphate receptor 3, which yields MMAAVTMSPDAHVSPQGNEEVDSLIVLHYNYTGKLILREKATDKIDLPTISFLILCSFIVLENLMVLIAIWKNNKFHNRMYFFIGNLALCDLLAGIVYKVNILMSGKKTLSLSSTIWFIREGSMFVALGASTFSLLAIAIERHLTMIKMRPYDANKKYRVFLLIGTCWLISISLGALPILGWNCINNLPDCSTILPLYSKNYVVFCISIFIAILVAIVILYARIYILVKSSSRNVTNHNNSERSMALLRTVVIVVSVFIACWSPLFILFLIDVACRVKECSILYKAHWFIALAVINSAMNPIIYTLASKEMRRAFFRLVCGCLVKSKVARSLPIQPTPDHSRSKSSSSNTQKPKEDFPPINVPSCIAEKNESSFHNGNFCK from the coding sequence ATGATGGCAGCAGTTACCATGTCACCTGATGCTCATGTCAGCCCTCAAGGAAATGAAGAGGTGGACTCTCTCATTGTACTGCATTATAATTACACAGGAAAGCTTATTTTAAGGGAAAAGGCAACTGATAAAATAGACCTGCCCACTATTTCATTTCTGATCCTATGTAGTTTCATAGTCCTGGAAAACTTGATGGTGTTGATTGCCATATGGAAAAACAATAAATTTCACAACCGCATGTACTTCTTTATTGGCAATCTAGCTCTCTGTGATCTTTTAGCTGGGATTGTTTACAAAGTAAACATTCTTATGTCTGGGAAGAAAACTCTGAGCTTGTCCTCTACAATCTGGTTCATTAGGGAAGGTAGCATGTTTGTTGCCCTGGGAGCTTCCACTTTCAGCTTGCTAGCGATAGCTATTGAGCGGCACTTGACCATGATTAAAATGAGGCCTTACGAcgcaaataaaaaatacagagtgTTCCTTCTCATTGGTACATGCTGGCTTATTTCAATTTCCTTGGGTGCCCTCCCCATCCTTGGCTGGAACTGTATAAACAACTTACCAGATTGCTCAACAATTTTGCCTCTGTACTCCAAAAATTATGTTGTGTTCTGCATTAGTATCTTCATAGCCATTTTGGTCGCCATTGTCATCCTTTATGCCCGTATCTACATACTGGTTAAGTCCAGCAGTCGTAATGTCACCAACCACAATAACTCGGAGCGGTCCATGGCACTCCTTAGGACTGTTGTGATTGTCGTTAGTGTCTTCATTGCATGCTGGTCTCCACTGTTCATCCTGTTCCTCATCGATGTGGCCTGCAGAGTCAAGGAGTGCTCCATCTTGTACAAAGCGCACTGGTTTATTGCTTTGGCAGTCATCAATTCTGCAATGAACCCCATCATCTACACCCTGGCCAGTAAGGAAATGCGTCGGGCTTTCTTCCGCCTTGTTTGTGGCTGCCTGGTGAAATCCAAAGTGGCCAGATCTTTGCCTATTCAACCCACTCCAGATCACAGTCGAAgtaaatccagcagcagcaataccCAGAAGCCAAAAGAAGATTTCCCACCAATAAATGTTCCCTCATGTATTGCTGAGAAAAATGAATCTTCATTTCACAATGGAAACTTCTGTAAGTAA